A window of the Arachis duranensis cultivar V14167 chromosome 5, aradu.V14167.gnm2.J7QH, whole genome shotgun sequence genome harbors these coding sequences:
- the LOC107488533 gene encoding vacuole membrane protein KMS1, translating into MGSETTAASSSEHSDMSISGLHDKHRLELENLTLTSQPFKTLKLFILAVIQYMKKTTLYLLAKGGWLMLFSVAVGTLSILLMALDGPHGKHREEVLEYFRFGLWWIALGVASSIGLGSGLHTFVLYLGPHIALFTIKATQCGRVDLKSAPYDTIQLKRGPSWLDKDCSEFGPPLFQSVYGSRVPLSRILTQVQLEAILWGLGTAIGELPPYFISRAARLSGSRVDAMEELDNEDKGILNQAKRWFLSHAQHLNFVTILVLASVPNPLFDLAGIMCGQFGIPFWEFFLATMIGKAIIKTHIQTIFIISVCNNQLLDWIENEFIWVLSHIPGFASVLPSVVANLHAMKDKYLKAPQPVSPKIQGKKWDLSFTSIWNTVVWLMLMNFFVKIVNATAQRYLKKQQDRELAALTEKSVSTDSDAQ; encoded by the exons GGCTTCACGATAAGCACCGTCTAGAGCTAGAAAATTTGACACTAACCTCACAACCTTTCAAAACACTGAAACTCTTCATATTGGCTGTTATTCaatacatgaagaaaacaaCATTGTATTTGTTGGCAAAAGGTGGGTGGCTCATGCTATTCAGTGTTGCGGTAGGGACTCTTAGCATATTGCTGATGGCCTTGGATGGTCCTCACGGGAAG CATCGTGAGGAGGTTCTTGAATATTTCCGCTTTGGACTGTGGTGGATTGCCCTTGGGGTTGCATCTTCAATTGGCCTAG GCTCTGGTTTGCAcacatttgttctatatttggGTCCACACATAGCACTGTTTACAATTAAAGCAACACAATGTGGCCGAGTGGATTTGAAAAGTGCTCCATATGATACCATACAATTAAAAAGAGGTCCTTCTTGGCTTGATAAAGACTGTTCTGAATTTGGGCCACCATTGTTCCAGTCAGTATATGGTTCAAGGGTTCCACTTAGCAGGATTTTGACTCAAGTTCAGTTGGAGGCCATTCTATGGGGTCTCGGAACTGCTATAGGGGAGCTTCCACCTTACTTTATCTCCAGGGCAG CACGTTTGTCTGGGAGTAGAGTGGATGCAATGGAAGAGTTGGATAACGAAGATAAAGGAATCCTGAATCAAGCCAAACGCTGGTTTCTTTCGCATGCTCAACATTTGAATTTCGTTACCATTCTTGTGCTTGCATCG GTGCCAAATCCTCTATTTGACCTTGCTGGCATCATGTGTGGACAATTTGGCATTCCGTTTTGGGAATTTTTTCTTGCGACCATGATTGGAAAGGCAATTATTAAAACTCACATACAG ACAATATTTATCATCTCAGTTTGCAATAATCAACTTCTTGACTGGATAGAGAATGAATTTATATGGGTTCTCAGTCATATACCCGGTTTTGCTTCAGTCCTGCCTAGCGTGGTGGCTAATCTCCATGCAATGAAAGATAAGTATCTGAAAGCACCCCAGCCAGTTTCCCCGAAAATTCAG GGGAAAAAGTGGGATTTGTCTTTTACATCAATCTGGAACACAGTGGTGTGGCTCATGCTCATGAACTTCTTTGTCAAGATTGTTAATGCAACAGCACAGAGGTATCTGAAGAAACAACAAGACAGAGAGCTCGCTGCATTAACGGAAAAGTCAGTCTCAACAGATTCAGATGCACAATGA